A genomic segment from Candidatus Brocadia sp. encodes:
- a CDS encoding restriction endonuclease: protein MSVDQLPKFIKDHYEVHEWRHALAILRHDFTSEYDDICDVLTRFQLRKSWITVGGGRKSKVADWIDCELFQKGWKPKNFDTKITVDEKVMESPTHEVDCFKNRVALEIEWNNKDPFFDRDLNNFRLLFDLRAISVGVIITRCDELQDIFDSLGRGASYGASTTHMSKLLPRIQGGGGAGCPLLVFGIRRNLYAEDC from the coding sequence GTGTCCGTAGACCAGTTACCTAAATTTATTAAAGATCACTACGAAGTTCACGAGTGGCGCCATGCTTTAGCCATACTCCGACACGATTTCACGTCCGAGTATGACGACATCTGTGATGTTTTGACACGGTTTCAATTAAGAAAAAGTTGGATTACGGTTGGAGGGGGACGCAAGTCGAAAGTAGCCGACTGGATTGATTGTGAACTGTTTCAGAAAGGATGGAAACCAAAGAATTTTGATACGAAAATTACTGTTGATGAAAAGGTAATGGAGTCCCCGACACATGAAGTCGATTGTTTTAAGAACCGGGTTGCACTTGAAATAGAGTGGAACAACAAAGATCCATTCTTCGATCGCGATCTGAACAATTTTCGTTTGCTATTTGACCTTCGTGCAATTTCCGTTGGAGTAATAATAACTCGTTGTGACGAGTTGCAGGATATTTTTGATAGCCTCGGTCGTGGGGCATCATATGGCGCCTCGACCACACATATGTCTAAGCTTCTTCCAAGGATTCAAGGCGGAGGCGGTGCTGGATGTCCTCTTCTTGTCTTTGGCATTAGGAGAAATCTTTATGCAGAAGATTGTTAA
- a CDS encoding S-adenosylmethionine-binding protein, whose amino-acid sequence MQKIVNITQPTAAQDFMSKVCGLYSTILADPPWRFENRTGKMAPEHQRLLRYPTMTLEEICEIPVSQVAAANSHLYLWVPNALLAEGLEVIKRWGFTYKTNIVWYKIRKDGGPDGRGVGFYFRNVTELVLFGVRGHIRTLQPGRTQVNIVSSRKREHSRKPNQIYDVIENCSPGPYLELFARFRREGWDQWGNEDVEENSLNGVAQRKGHVATQMRLFERPVQYGANKSLNKSSTKKRKLV is encoded by the coding sequence ATGCAGAAGATTGTTAACATTACTCAGCCCACAGCTGCACAGGATTTCATGTCTAAGGTCTGTGGTCTTTATTCAACCATTCTTGCCGATCCTCCATGGCGTTTCGAGAACCGTACCGGGAAGATGGCACCGGAGCATCAGAGACTCCTTCGCTATCCAACAATGACCCTTGAGGAAATCTGTGAGATTCCGGTATCTCAAGTAGCTGCAGCTAACTCGCATCTTTATCTTTGGGTCCCAAATGCCTTGCTCGCCGAAGGCCTCGAAGTGATAAAACGTTGGGGTTTTACTTATAAAACCAATATTGTCTGGTATAAGATCAGAAAGGATGGGGGCCCTGACGGTCGGGGGGTTGGATTCTATTTCCGAAATGTTACGGAACTCGTCTTGTTCGGTGTTCGTGGACACATAAGAACACTTCAACCGGGGCGGACTCAGGTGAACATCGTCTCGTCACGGAAGAGGGAGCATTCACGAAAACCAAATCAGATTTACGACGTTATCGAAAACTGCTCGCCCGGTCCTTACCTGGAGTTGTTCGCCAGATTCAGACGGGAAGGATGGGATCAGTGGGGCAACGAAGATGTGGAGGAAAACAGCTTAAATGGTGTTGCCCAAAGAAAAGGCCATGTTGCCACCCAAATGAGATTGTTTGAACGGCCAGTTCAATATGGGGCTAACAAGTCATTGAACAAATCCTCCACTAAGAAACGTAAATTGGTTTAA
- a CDS encoding type II toxin-antitoxin system RelE/ParE family toxin, giving the protein MAYKIRWSPRAASNFEDICNYIGKDSKYYASLFAKKVNALIKAIPQFPKAGRIVPEYGNENIREKIYENYRIVYRIKEDFIEIVAICHGAKSLD; this is encoded by the coding sequence ATGGCTTACAAAATAAGGTGGTCACCACGGGCTGCTTCTAATTTCGAAGACATCTGCAACTATATTGGGAAAGATTCCAAATACTATGCCTCTCTATTTGCAAAGAAAGTAAACGCCCTCATTAAAGCCATCCCTCAATTTCCTAAAGCCGGACGAATCGTTCCCGAATACGGAAATGAAAATATACGGGAAAAAATCTACGAAAATTATAGAATTGTCTATCGTATTAAAGAAGATTTCATTGAAATTGTTGCCATCTGTCATGGTGCAAAATCATTAGATTAA
- a CDS encoding site-specific DNA-methyltransferase: MLTLSKKVTVVPQKIALSEIEHLDQELYHHFKDKFHLDISLSRSIVSFQDNKTRKVYRWYKFKEAFSASLVEYLLEKYNIVNGIILDPFAGSGTALFAAIAQGINADGIELLPIGQQIINTKKILTLEFSKDDFNTLKRWSLEQPWKKSELRIPLNELRITKDAYPEQTKGAIEKYLGACEQENERVRAVLQFALLCILESVSYTRKDGQYLRWDYRSGRRQGKKPFNKGTILSFEKAICCKIEEIIFDLQTRGKQKPLFTSKHSKGAINLYDGSCLDILPTITADTYDAIITSPPYCNRYDYTRTYALELALQGISEQELLHLRQQMLSCTVENRAKDLLKMNPQWRKAITAADLQELLQSILKYLDDQKAQGMLNNNGIPRMVRGYFYEMACVIAECSRVMKPNAMLFMVNDNVRFAGASISVDMILSHIAEKLGFYVENILVLPNGKGNSSQQMGKHGRELLRKCVYVWRKGG; the protein is encoded by the coding sequence ATGTTAACTCTGTCCAAGAAAGTTACAGTCGTACCACAAAAAATAGCTTTAAGCGAGATTGAACATCTTGATCAGGAGTTATATCATCACTTCAAGGACAAATTTCACCTCGATATTTCTTTATCCCGTTCGATCGTCAGTTTTCAGGATAATAAAACCAGAAAAGTTTATCGATGGTATAAATTCAAAGAAGCTTTTTCTGCTTCCTTAGTTGAATATCTGCTTGAAAAATACAACATTGTTAACGGCATAATCCTTGACCCATTTGCAGGCAGTGGAACAGCCTTGTTTGCTGCTATTGCACAAGGAATAAATGCCGATGGGATTGAATTGTTGCCGATTGGTCAACAAATAATCAACACGAAAAAAATCCTCACGTTAGAATTCTCGAAAGATGATTTTAACACCCTCAAGCGGTGGTCGCTTGAACAACCCTGGAAAAAATCTGAGTTACGAATACCACTTAACGAGTTACGTATTACGAAAGATGCATATCCAGAACAAACAAAAGGTGCTATCGAGAAATACTTAGGCGCATGTGAGCAAGAAAATGAACGCGTTCGGGCAGTTTTGCAGTTTGCTTTATTGTGCATTTTGGAATCGGTGAGTTATACTCGCAAAGACGGTCAATATCTACGCTGGGATTACCGGTCTGGAAGGCGACAAGGTAAAAAACCCTTTAACAAAGGAACTATTCTTAGTTTTGAGAAGGCTATTTGTTGCAAAATAGAAGAGATCATTTTCGACTTGCAAACCAGGGGAAAGCAAAAACCACTTTTTACCTCAAAGCATTCAAAAGGTGCAATTAATCTATACGATGGCTCGTGTCTTGATATATTGCCAACTATTACCGCGGATACGTACGATGCCATTATTACTTCCCCGCCATATTGTAATCGGTATGATTACACACGCACTTATGCTTTAGAACTTGCCTTGCAAGGGATAAGCGAACAAGAACTATTACATCTCCGCCAACAAATGCTAAGTTGCACGGTCGAAAATCGCGCCAAAGACTTATTAAAGATGAATCCACAATGGAGAAAGGCTATTACTGCCGCTGATCTCCAAGAACTGTTACAGTCCATCTTGAAATACTTAGACGATCAAAAAGCGCAAGGTATGCTCAATAACAATGGTATTCCCAGAATGGTTCGGGGTTATTTTTATGAGATGGCTTGTGTAATCGCCGAATGCTCAAGAGTAATGAAACCAAATGCTATGCTATTCATGGTGAATGATAACGTCAGATTTGCGGGAGCAAGTATTTCAGTGGACATGATACTCTCCCATATTGCAGAGAAGTTAGGATTTTATGTAGAAAACATTCTCGTTTTACCTAATGGTAAAGGAAATAGTAGTCAACAGATGGGTAAGCATGGACGCGAATTGCTTAGAAAGTGTGTTTATGTTTGGAGAAAAGGTGGGTGA
- a CDS encoding restriction endonuclease produces the protein MCLCLEKRWVKRPNLQHLKSSKDLETTYEAVRAGFVAQALEKNRQATPYVEEARALKVAASTAKTPSDLLTIPDIQSALLTAAGVSEKANNHLLQRDKEDAIKGLIDNFLEPAGKKFVEELVFRFLLIRGDSLGGSMRNIGGVLAQRKLTRAIISALKVAGKSYEWLHSETNVWVPIPESDAEIEIFVKGISWKGDSQSRTALFNLFVPIVGNNVDLCLFNRDPKDFSNKKIARDILISPPSYIALGELKGGIDPAGADEHWKTARTHLNRIQDSFKKIGHKPHLFFIGAAIEAKMAVEIWNLLKKGILSNAANLTDDNQIASVSRWLCNL, from the coding sequence GTGTGTTTATGTTTGGAGAAAAGGTGGGTGAAGAGACCGAATCTTCAGCACTTAAAATCAAGCAAAGACCTTGAGACCACATATGAAGCGGTTCGGGCTGGTTTCGTTGCACAGGCATTGGAAAAGAATAGGCAGGCTACTCCGTATGTTGAAGAAGCAAGGGCATTGAAAGTTGCTGCTTCAACCGCTAAAACACCAAGCGATTTGCTTACCATTCCAGACATCCAATCAGCCCTGTTGACTGCCGCTGGTGTATCCGAGAAGGCAAACAACCATTTATTGCAAAGAGATAAGGAAGATGCGATAAAAGGGCTTATCGATAATTTTCTTGAACCGGCAGGGAAAAAGTTTGTAGAAGAATTGGTTTTCAGATTTTTGTTGATACGCGGAGATTCCCTGGGTGGTTCGATGCGGAATATTGGAGGAGTTTTAGCCCAACGCAAGTTAACGCGAGCTATTATTTCTGCACTCAAGGTTGCTGGTAAATCTTATGAGTGGCTTCACTCTGAAACAAATGTATGGGTGCCGATACCAGAGAGTGATGCAGAAATAGAGATATTTGTAAAAGGTATAAGTTGGAAAGGCGATAGTCAGAGTCGCACAGCACTTTTTAATTTGTTCGTACCAATCGTCGGCAACAATGTGGATTTGTGTTTATTTAATCGTGATCCAAAAGATTTTTCCAATAAGAAAATTGCCAGAGATATACTTATTTCGCCTCCTTCGTATATTGCCCTTGGAGAACTAAAAGGTGGAATAGATCCAGCAGGTGCTGATGAACACTGGAAAACTGCCAGAACACATCTTAATCGCATTCAAGACTCGTTTAAGAAGATAGGACATAAACCACATCTTTTCTTTATTGGGGCGGCTATTGAAGCAAAAATGGCAGTTGAAATATGGAATCTGCTCAAGAAAGGTATACTTTCAAATGCAGCGAACTTAACTGATGATAACCAAATCGCATCAGTTTCACGTTGGTTATGTAATCTATAA
- a CDS encoding AsmA family protein, translating into MRNIIKIPLIVIPSIILIVFIFFSLFINTIVKKSVVSFGPKITQTPVSLQKVKMSLLSGHSEIHGLVIGNPEGFHTDSALKFDTVVIDISPLSIFSDKVIIRDILVDGPEITYETSVEGSNVGKIKKNVESYSSSSRSQTKEPGETKQVQIDTFLLQNGKIRLGATLLQGKTLDIPLMKVQLNDIGKESGSASFPDVIEKLADAIYKAILEAVKESGKTIEKGVDAVTESAKEIKEIDEKAKEGLSEAIEGMKKLFDKK; encoded by the coding sequence ATGAGAAATATAATTAAAATTCCCCTCATAGTAATTCCTTCAATAATTCTTATCGTTTTTATTTTTTTCTCACTCTTTATCAACACCATTGTTAAGAAAAGTGTTGTATCCTTTGGACCAAAGATTACCCAAACTCCCGTAAGTCTTCAAAAAGTTAAGATGTCACTTCTTTCCGGACATAGCGAAATACACGGACTTGTCATAGGCAATCCAGAAGGCTTTCATACTGATTCCGCATTAAAATTTGATACCGTTGTAATAGATATCAGCCCCCTTTCCATTTTCTCCGATAAAGTAATCATTCGGGATATTCTTGTCGATGGCCCTGAGATAACGTATGAAACATCTGTTGAAGGAAGCAACGTTGGCAAGATTAAAAAAAATGTTGAATCATATTCCTCGTCATCCCGTTCACAAACAAAAGAGCCTGGTGAAACGAAACAAGTGCAAATAGACACATTTTTACTTCAAAATGGAAAAATTCGGCTGGGCGCTACATTATTACAAGGGAAAACGTTGGACATTCCGCTTATGAAAGTGCAATTGAACGATATTGGAAAAGAGTCCGGCAGCGCAAGCTTTCCCGATGTCATTGAGAAGTTGGCTGATGCAATATACAAGGCGATTCTCGAAGCAGTCAAGGAATCAGGCAAAACCATTGAAAAGGGAGTTGACGCCGTGACTGAGTCAGCCAAAGAGATAAAAGAGATAGATGAAAAAGCAAAAGAGGGCTTGTCGGAAGCAATTGAGGGAATGAAAAAACTGTTTGACAAAAAGTGA
- a CDS encoding bacteriohemerythrin: MEKILWGENFSVGVRVLDKQHQQIVMMVNTLIEMNDTKVDSEIISDTLTKMTQYASDHFRTEEQYMLDYDYPEYSSQKKQHQEFKKKTVDFCVETMVHKVTVPEEIFTYLKSWWTNHILKEDMKYKEFFNARGLR; encoded by the coding sequence ATGGAAAAGATACTATGGGGTGAAAACTTTAGTGTCGGCGTCCGGGTCCTGGATAAACAACACCAGCAAATCGTCATGATGGTAAATACCTTAATTGAGATGAACGACACAAAGGTTGATTCAGAAATTATTTCGGACACGTTGACTAAAATGACCCAATACGCCAGCGATCATTTTAGGACAGAAGAGCAATACATGCTCGATTATGATTATCCGGAGTATTCGTCACAAAAAAAACAACACCAGGAATTTAAGAAAAAGACCGTTGATTTCTGCGTGGAAACTATGGTTCATAAAGTAACTGTCCCGGAGGAAATATTCACGTATTTAAAATCGTGGTGGACAAATCACATCCTGAAAGAAGACATGAAGTACAAAGAATTCTTTAATGCAAGAGGGCTGAGGTAA
- a CDS encoding methyltransferase — translation MFSQKDKIPLQLHMMHLAAGHFRAQAIYVAAKLGIADLLKDGPKTINELSNATKAHAYSLYRLLRALASIDIFQEEEEGRFGLTPLATTLQSDSTTSVLPGVLLAGSEFHWEAWSNLFHSVMTGESAFEHINGIRFFDYLAKNPDAGVTFDAWMTRSSEMQIPAIVNSYDFSGYQTIVDIGGGHGSLLAAILKANPHLKGILFDMPEVLRSAKKIRNTGIEARCEMVSGDMFRSIPPGGDLYILKTVIHDWSDELSIKILRNCHAAMTDQTRLLVIESIVPTGNQPHFSKFMDLNMLVLNHGGRERTEAEYRSLFHSAGFRLTNSIKTPSPLNLIEGIRIAEGFSSS, via the coding sequence ATGTTTTCTCAGAAAGATAAAATACCATTGCAATTGCACATGATGCATCTGGCAGCCGGCCACTTTCGGGCCCAAGCCATTTATGTTGCTGCAAAGCTTGGTATTGCAGACCTGCTCAAGGATGGGCCAAAAACCATTAATGAACTAAGCAATGCCACAAAAGCTCATGCATATTCACTTTATCGGCTCCTGCGGGCCCTTGCCAGCATAGATATTTTTCAAGAAGAGGAGGAAGGTCGCTTTGGTCTTACTCCACTCGCAACCACACTCCAGAGCGATAGCACGACTTCCGTACTACCGGGCGTGCTCCTGGCAGGTTCAGAGTTTCATTGGGAAGCCTGGAGCAATTTGTTCCATTCAGTAATGACAGGAGAAAGCGCATTTGAACACATAAACGGCATACGTTTCTTTGATTATCTTGCAAAAAATCCGGATGCCGGAGTAACCTTTGATGCATGGATGACGCGGTCATCGGAAATGCAAATTCCCGCAATCGTCAATAGCTATGATTTCTCTGGGTATCAAACAATTGTTGATATTGGCGGTGGGCATGGCAGCCTCCTTGCTGCAATTTTGAAGGCGAATCCTCACCTGAAAGGCATTTTGTTCGACATGCCTGAAGTATTAAGATCAGCAAAGAAGATCAGAAATACCGGAATCGAAGCACGATGTGAAATGGTCAGCGGTGATATGTTCAGGTCTATACCACCGGGTGGCGATCTTTATATACTGAAAACTGTTATACACGACTGGAGTGATGAATTATCAATAAAGATCCTTAGAAATTGTCATGCTGCGATGACAGACCAGACACGGTTACTGGTAATTGAGTCTATCGTCCCCACGGGTAATCAACCTCACTTCAGCAAATTCATGGACCTGAATATGTTGGTACTGAACCACGGCGGACGGGAACGCACTGAAGCTGAATATCGGTCACTATTCCATTCAGCCGGTTTCAGACTTACGAATAGTATCAAAACACCTTCACCGTTGAACTTAATTGAAGGTATACGGATAGCGGAAGGTTTTTCTTCAAGTTAG
- a CDS encoding CDGSH iron-sulfur domain-containing protein, with protein MKKQIPMTIELEPGTYQWCACGNTKNEPFCDGSHQGTDKAPYMFKIVLKRKYVICNCYLTKNPPFCDGICRRVKVSDA; from the coding sequence ATGAAGAAACAGATACCAATGACTATTGAGTTAGAACCGGGTACGTATCAGTGGTGTGCGTGCGGGAATACGAAAAACGAACCATTTTGTGATGGCTCACACCAAGGAACGGACAAAGCACCATATATGTTTAAGATTGTACTGAAAAGAAAATATGTAATTTGCAATTGTTATTTAACAAAAAATCCGCCATTTTGTGATGGTATATGCCGTCGTGTCAAAGTTTCTGACGCATGA
- a CDS encoding ribonucleoside-triphosphate reductase, whose product MSGSVKNKFTHVKKRDGRIVPFDQARITNAIYRAMQASKEGDLENDPIRVSREVVTGLNRLYPATHIPHVEEIQDLVEETLILLEFPKTAKSYILYRHERAEIRRKALAIPDRVKQLVAESKKYFPNSLAEFIYYRTYSRWIEEEGRRETWIETVDRYIHFMQENLGGRLNSQEYEEIRQAILNQQVMPSMRLLWSAGEAARTNNVAAYNCSFIAPSRLEDLAEIMYLLMSGVGVGFSVESQNVQQLAIIQRQKGELLPLYEVGDSKEGWANALKIGLHTWYEGKDIKFDYSQVRPAGSRLRTMGGRSSGPGPLQSLLDYARTKILGAQGKRLRNIDVHDIVCKIGEVVEMGGVRRAALISLSDLDDDDMRQAKSGYFYINEPQRMMANNSAVYIVKPKATDFLKEWLALAIAGTGERGLFNRSGLLKQIPARRLKKFEPYWMTSGINPCGEIILRSKQFCNVSEVVARPEDTETVLLKKIRIASILGTYQSMLTNFPYLSPEWKTNCEEERLLGVSITGQWDSPAVRDPNISMKLRDHAVEMNRMYARRFGINESTAVTCVKPSGTVSQLVDAASGMHPRFARYYIRRVRISAKDPLFIMLKEQKFPCYPEVGQDVATATTYVLEFPVQSPEGSITRDDLNAIDQLEYWKMVKESYTDHNPSVTVSVADDEWIETAHWLYKNWDMLGGLSFLPKSKTVYQLAPFEEITADEYRMRTKNLPGIDFSHIVIYEREDSTSGAKESACLGSICEIDPEEGSLPGSTSPGVYK is encoded by the coding sequence ATGTCCGGCTCAGTAAAGAATAAATTTACTCATGTCAAAAAGCGGGATGGAAGAATTGTACCTTTTGATCAGGCACGGATTACCAACGCAATCTACCGGGCTATGCAGGCAAGTAAAGAAGGCGATCTGGAAAATGACCCCATACGGGTTTCACGTGAAGTTGTAACAGGTCTCAACAGGCTTTATCCGGCAACTCATATTCCGCATGTCGAGGAAATTCAGGATCTTGTTGAAGAGACACTGATCCTGCTTGAATTCCCGAAAACAGCCAAGTCCTACATTCTGTATCGGCATGAGCGGGCAGAAATACGCAGGAAGGCCCTGGCCATTCCTGACCGGGTCAAACAACTTGTGGCAGAAAGCAAAAAGTATTTCCCGAACTCCCTCGCTGAATTTATCTATTACCGGACGTATTCGCGCTGGATCGAGGAGGAAGGCAGACGCGAGACGTGGATAGAGACAGTAGACCGATACATACATTTCATGCAGGAAAATTTAGGCGGCCGTTTAAACTCTCAGGAATACGAAGAAATCAGGCAGGCAATCCTGAATCAACAGGTGATGCCCTCCATGCGGCTTTTATGGTCTGCCGGCGAAGCTGCCCGAACAAATAATGTTGCGGCATACAATTGTTCGTTCATTGCCCCTTCACGTCTCGAGGATTTGGCTGAAATCATGTACCTTCTAATGTCTGGTGTTGGGGTAGGTTTCTCTGTTGAGAGTCAGAATGTTCAACAACTGGCAATAATACAAAGGCAAAAAGGAGAATTACTTCCTCTATATGAAGTTGGAGATAGCAAGGAAGGCTGGGCAAATGCACTTAAAATTGGACTGCATACATGGTACGAAGGGAAAGATATCAAATTTGATTACTCACAGGTCAGACCGGCCGGGTCCCGTTTGCGCACTATGGGTGGACGCAGTTCCGGTCCAGGACCACTGCAATCCTTACTTGATTACGCGCGCACGAAAATCCTTGGTGCCCAGGGCAAACGCTTGCGGAACATTGACGTGCATGATATCGTCTGCAAGATCGGTGAGGTTGTAGAGATGGGAGGGGTACGCCGCGCTGCCTTGATTTCTTTATCTGATCTCGACGATGATGATATGCGCCAGGCCAAGAGCGGCTATTTTTATATTAATGAACCACAGCGTATGATGGCGAACAACTCAGCCGTTTATATTGTAAAACCGAAAGCCACCGATTTTCTGAAAGAGTGGCTTGCCCTGGCAATTGCCGGGACTGGTGAACGCGGTTTGTTTAATCGTAGTGGTCTGCTGAAACAGATCCCTGCCCGTCGCTTAAAGAAATTCGAGCCATACTGGATGACAAGCGGTATCAATCCGTGCGGGGAGATTATTTTGCGTTCGAAGCAGTTTTGTAACGTGAGTGAGGTAGTTGCCCGCCCGGAAGATACGGAAACCGTATTACTGAAAAAAATCAGGATCGCTTCAATACTGGGTACCTACCAATCCATGCTAACAAACTTTCCCTATCTCTCACCAGAGTGGAAGACGAATTGTGAAGAAGAACGGCTCCTGGGGGTTTCTATTACCGGACAATGGGATTCCCCTGCAGTGCGTGATCCAAATATTTCGATGAAATTGAGAGACCATGCTGTCGAAATGAATCGCATGTATGCCCGGCGGTTTGGTATCAATGAATCTACCGCAGTAACCTGTGTTAAGCCTTCCGGAACTGTTTCTCAACTTGTAGATGCCGCCTCAGGCATGCACCCGCGTTTTGCAAGATATTATATTCGCAGGGTACGTATTTCTGCAAAGGACCCGTTATTTATCATGTTAAAAGAACAGAAGTTCCCGTGCTATCCTGAAGTTGGACAAGATGTGGCAACGGCCACCACATATGTATTAGAATTTCCTGTACAATCACCGGAAGGGAGCATAACAAGGGATGATCTCAATGCTATTGATCAGCTTGAATACTGGAAAATGGTCAAGGAAAGCTACACCGATCACAATCCTTCGGTCACTGTTTCTGTGGCAGATGATGAATGGATTGAGACGGCACATTGGCTTTACAAAAACTGGGACATGCTCGGTGGATTGTCATTCTTACCGAAGTCGAAAACGGTATATCAGCTTGCTCCATTTGAAGAAATTACGGCAGATGAATACAGAATGCGGACCAAAAATCTTCCCGGGATTGATTTTTCCCATATTGTGATATATGAGAGAGAAGATTCCACATCTGGAGCAAAAGAATCTGCCTGTCTTGGCAGCATCTGTGAGATCGACCCGGAGGAAGGCTCACTTCCGGGAAGCACTTCGCCCGGTGTATACAAATAA
- the miaB gene encoding tRNA (N6-isopentenyl adenosine(37)-C2)-methylthiotransferase MiaB → MDSIIFSHKDQQYKTVFFETFGCQMNKLDAELSLGLLQEEGYRIVDKADEADVILFNTCSVRQHAEDKVYSHLGALKKLKKRSPEVIVGVLGCMAQKDGEAIFKRMPHVDLVCGTRMFSRLPELLLKIQNHGSHVLAIDEDQIVNVKRAVTYRPNIYQAFVTVMRGCDNFCSYCIVPYVRGREISRTIDDVKKEVQALVSNGCKEVTLLGQNINSYGKGLSGNVTLGDLLSELNDLDGLERIRFVTSHPADMSRDLIRTMSRLSKVCEHLHMPAQSGSDHVLQRMRRGYTAGYYRDLISYARELIPHIAVASDFIVGFPGETDQDFHETVHLMEDIRFQNCFIFKYSPRTGTKAAGLEDDVPDEVKRTRNIKLLALQKCISLEENKEIIGKNVQVLVEGASKSDSNKLSGRTRQNHIVIFHGPADLVGRLVDVMIYDATDLALYGKLGDYFKPNERNT, encoded by the coding sequence ATGGATTCTATTATTTTTTCTCATAAAGACCAACAATACAAGACCGTTTTTTTTGAAACCTTCGGTTGCCAGATGAATAAGCTCGATGCCGAGCTTTCGTTAGGGCTATTGCAGGAAGAAGGCTATAGAATTGTTGACAAGGCTGACGAAGCCGATGTCATCCTGTTTAATACGTGCAGCGTGCGCCAGCATGCCGAGGATAAGGTATATTCCCATCTGGGGGCATTAAAAAAACTCAAGAAAAGATCCCCCGAAGTTATTGTGGGTGTTCTTGGATGCATGGCTCAAAAAGATGGTGAGGCTATATTTAAACGTATGCCTCATGTAGACCTCGTCTGCGGAACGCGTATGTTTTCACGGTTACCCGAACTGCTTTTAAAGATTCAAAATCATGGTTCGCATGTCCTTGCCATAGATGAGGATCAAATTGTTAATGTAAAGAGGGCAGTGACCTACCGGCCGAATATTTATCAGGCATTTGTCACGGTTATGCGGGGTTGTGATAACTTTTGTTCCTATTGTATTGTGCCCTACGTGCGGGGACGGGAGATCAGCCGGACAATCGACGATGTAAAAAAAGAGGTGCAAGCACTTGTATCGAATGGTTGTAAAGAGGTAACCTTGCTGGGGCAAAATATAAATTCTTACGGGAAAGGTTTGAGTGGAAATGTTACACTGGGAGACCTGCTTTCCGAATTGAATGATTTAGACGGGCTCGAAAGAATACGGTTTGTGACCTCCCATCCGGCAGACATGTCCCGTGATCTCATTCGTACTATGAGCCGTTTGAGCAAGGTCTGCGAACACTTGCACATGCCTGCCCAGTCAGGTTCTGATCATGTCCTCCAAAGAATGCGGCGGGGTTACACAGCGGGTTACTACCGTGATTTGATCTCTTATGCAAGGGAATTAATTCCTCATATTGCGGTAGCCAGCGACTTTATTGTGGGTTTCCCGGGAGAAACAGATCAGGATTTTCATGAAACGGTACATTTGATGGAAGATATCCGTTTCCAGAACTGTTTCATATTTAAATATTCGCCACGTACCGGTACGAAGGCGGCCGGGCTGGAAGATGATGTGCCCGATGAGGTAAAAAGGACGAGAAATATAAAGTTATTGGCATTGCAAAAATGTATCAGCCTGGAAGAGAATAAGGAAATAATAGGCAAGAATGTGCAGGTACTTGTCGAGGGCGCCAGCAAATCCGATTCAAATAAGTTGTCCGGTCGGACACGGCAAAACCACATTGTCATTTTCCATGGCCCGGCGGATCTGGTTGGAAGACTGGTAGACGTTATGATATATGATGCAACAGATCTTGCCTTGTACGGTAAGCTGGGGGATTATTTCAAACCGAACGAGCGGAACACGTAG